CCAACGTGCTTCCGCCGCTTGGCGGGACTCAGAAAGCGCGAGGAGGCGTAAGTGGAAAATCGGCTCCGCGTGCTGCGCGCCGCGCGCAACTGGAGCCAGCAGGACCTCAGCGAGCGCCTCGAAGTCTCGCGCCAGAGCGTCAATGCGATCGAGACCGGCAAGTACGATCCGTCGTTGCCGCTCGCCTTCCGCATCGCCGAGCTGTTCGAGCTCCCGATCGAGGAAATTTTCGTTTCGCCGTCCCGCCGCAGCTCAAAAGCGATCTGATGCTCGCCTTGCTAGCCGCCGCCCAGATAGTCGCTGCGCCAGCGGTCGAATGCCGCTTCGATGCGGTAGCGATGAGCTTCGCCGGAACGCCACTGGAGCAGGCGCGCTGCCTGATGCGCCACGTCCAGCCGGGAGGCAGCGCCGATGCGGAACAGCCACTCCCGCCGACGCTGGCCTCGATCATTGGACAGCCGGTTACGGTCGATCAGGCGAAGCTGGCGGCGATGTTGCGCCACACACGCTTGCCGATTCCCTCGGCGACACCCGTATCCGAAACGCTGGATCACCACCGTGCCATCTATTTCGTCATCCACGATACCAGCTCACCGTGGATCGGCAGCAACCCATTCCTGGCCGGCTTCGACCGCGACCCGCGCTTCAACGAAGTGGGGCAATTCCTCGGCAAGGATGCCGTTGCGCATCTGTTCAACGACCGCCGCGGCCACGTCACCGTCGGCCACGATCTTGAGGTCGGCTGGCGCGCCACCAAGTTGGAGCGGAAGATCGGCGAAAGCGTCCGCGGCCGCTTCCTTCACGTCGAGAATGTCCAGCCCCGCCGCGCGGACCCGTCCGGCCCCGAGCACAACGACCGCATTGCGCCAGAACCCGGCTTCTCGCCCGCGCAGTACCGGACTTTAGGCCTGCTCTACGCCCTCGCGAGCGCACGAGCCGGCACTTGGATGATCCCGGCCTTCCACGCCAACATAGACCGCGGCATTCCAGCGGCCCACGACGACCCGCAGAACTTCGATCTCGCGGCCTTCGACGAGGCGGTGGCAAAATGGCTCAGGAAACTCCGCGCAGGCAATGGAGCACGTTAAGCAAACGGCCCCGCCGGACTAACCGGCGAAGCCGCCTGCTTCATCAATCGTGGGACACGCGTCAGATACGCAGTCCGCTAGCAATGAGGGTGGAACCGGAAACGCTGACGTTGCTGGGCGCAAGCGAGTAAATCCGACCGTTCGTTCCTTGCACGAGCACCCGGATAACTGCGCCTTGCTCGTTCGTAACGACGCGCGTTACGGCGCCGACCTGAGCGCCGTTCTGCAGCACCGACATGCCGGTGGTCACGCCGGTCAGGTTCGGCCCGACGCGCCGAAGAGCACGCTGTTCTGGTTCACGTGAGCTATCCCCGTGGCCAAGGCATGCAGGGGTGCTTTACTGTTCGCCCGAGCCTGCGTTCGCATTGCCACGCCGGTCGAATTCGAGTCATTGACGCCGGTAAGACGTGCGCTCGTCG
This portion of the Sphingomonas limnosediminicola genome encodes:
- a CDS encoding helix-turn-helix transcriptional regulator, whose translation is MENRLRVLRAARNWSQQDLSERLEVSRQSVNAIETGKYDPSLPLAFRIAELFELPIEEIFVSPSRRSSKAI